Within Bdellovibrio bacteriovorus HD100, the genomic segment CAAAGTCAAAGACCGCCACCAGAAGTGGCATACAGATAAAGGCCGCCACCAAACGCGGCGACACCAGATATTGTTTGGTGTTCACACCCATCACATCCAGGGCATCGATCTGCTCGTTCACACGCATGGTGCCCAGACGGGCTGCCATCGCACCACCTGCTCGGGCCGCCACAATCAGACCCGTCAATACCGGACCCAATTCGCGAGTGATACCCAACGCCACCGTCGGACCCACCATATTCACGGCATTGAACAGCTTAAAACCCAGATACAATTGCAAAGACAACGCCAGCCCCGTGAAACCACCCGTCAGACAAATGATGCCGATGGACTGGTTTCCGATAAACTCCATGTGTCGGATGATTTCAGCAAATCGCGACGGTTTGGCAAAAATCAACCGCACACTTTCGTTGAAGAAAAGGATGATCTTTCCCGTCGAGGATACCACTTCAGAAAGGGTCCCCATAAAGTACCGCCCGACTCCGGCAATCAATTTATACAGTTTTTGCGACAGGGTCATCGTTGGCCTCTGCTTTCCTCAAACACAAATCCGACATCCAGGCCGGAGTAAATACGTGGCACGCGCTCGCCCACACTTGTCAGCATTTCCCAGGTGATGCTTTTGGCCTGAACCGCCAGCTCTTCCGGGGACAGGAAACTGCCATCGGAAGCAAATCCGAACAAGGTCACTTCCTGATCCTTAAAGTCTTTCAGATCTTTTCCGCGCACCACTTCCGTCACATCCAGCATCAGATAATCCATACAGATGCTTCCGACAAGGGGAACCCTTTTGCCTGCAAAAACCACAGAAGACTGGTTGGATAAAATACGATGGTAACCATCGGCATATCCAATGGGGACCACAGCAATGACAGAATCCTGCTTGGCCGTCCAGGTGCCGCCGTAAGAAACAGTTTCACCGATATGAAGCTGTCTGTAGGTGGCCACATGAGATTTCAAACTCATCACCGGTTTTAGGCCCCCGAAGCTGTTCTGACCCAATGGATTGTAACCATAGATCATCAGCCCCGGGCGCAGACCCCAGTTTTGCATGAACAGCGGATGATCCGCCGGCGTGTTCCCGGCGTCTTTCATCTGCAGGGCACTCATGATCCCGGCCGAGTTCAAAGCATGGCAGAAAATATTAAAAGGCTTAAACACCGTGCTGACCCGATTCAGATCACGCAACTGGCGGGCACTGATGCCTTGAGAATCCGTGGCATCTTCGCCGTTAAACAGATGAGTCACCAGGGCTTTCAATCGGATCTTCTTGTTCTGCCACAGGCGATCGAATAGCTTTTGTGCTTCTTCGGGACGGAATCCCAGACGATTCATGCCGGTGTCAAATTTCAGGTGAATCCCCACGGGGTCCGAGGCCACGGCCTCCAGATGATCAATCTGCTCCCAGGAACTCACCACCGGTGTCATGTTGTATTCGATGATTTTTTCTGCCCCTTCGCGATCAAAACCGCGGAAGACCAGAATTTCAGCATTCACACCGGAACGACGAAGCAGCAGACCTTCTT encodes:
- a CDS encoding MlaE family ABC transporter permease, whose protein sequence is MTLSQKLYKLIAGVGRYFMGTLSEVVSSTGKIILFFNESVRLIFAKPSRFAEIIRHMEFIGNQSIGIICLTGGFTGLALSLQLYLGFKLFNAVNMVGPTVALGITRELGPVLTGLIVAARAGGAMAARLGTMRVNEQIDALDVMGVNTKQYLVSPRLVAAFICMPLLVAVFDFVAMLGSWFLCVKMVGLDEAVFWQKIADFIEIRHINEGLLKGMVFGIYFALMCTYRGFNTTGGAKGVGEATNQGVVQSMVGIIILDYFATNMIRLFYSLVGIT
- the alr gene encoding alanine racemase; protein product: MEMYRRTFAEINLDHLKHNIQVLQKAFPQAPFLCPMVKANAYGHGDVQLARFLESLGIKHLGVCLIEEGLLLRRSGVNAEILVFRGFDREGAEKIIEYNMTPVVSSWEQIDHLEAVASDPVGIHLKFDTGMNRLGFRPEEAQKLFDRLWQNKKIRLKALVTHLFNGEDATDSQGISARQLRDLNRVSTVFKPFNIFCHALNSAGIMSALQMKDAGNTPADHPLFMQNWGLRPGLMIYGYNPLGQNSFGGLKPVMSLKSHVATYRQLHIGETVSYGGTWTAKQDSVIAVVPIGYADGYHRILSNQSSVVFAGKRVPLVGSICMDYLMLDVTEVVRGKDLKDFKDQEVTLFGFASDGSFLSPEELAVQAKSITWEMLTSVGERVPRIYSGLDVGFVFEESRGQR